TCCTATTATTTTAGCAGTAATATGACCCTCGTTATCTATGATCTGATTAAATAATTGTGACATTCCAAGCATCATCTTTGAGGCTGCGGTCAGAAACCTCGTATGTAGTCTGGAGGCATTTGTTGGGTAGTAATCTGTGTGAAAGCACAGATCACTGTGTAACATGAAGAATGTAATTCTGCTGTTTACCTCATAATCATCACAATACACGATCAAACTATTGTCACTGTGAGAACTTTCcaaagttgtaaaatcctgcCTCACTGGTATCAGAAACCACTGTGTGGTGTTTTAAAACTCATAGATGTGTCACTCCAGCTGGACTTCTTGCATCATGTTTTATCTTCTGCTTGTAGCAACACCatggtttgtttttcagtttataattcCAGTAGTACATATTCTGACTTACACATCTTTTAGATTGTCTTCTAATATTTTATCAAACTAATAATACAtggaaaatataaatcatttctACCTTAAATCTTACAAATGGTTGTTTTGTATCTGCAGCACCTATAGCACAGTTTACAGTAATCCAGACTGACAGTGCTGCTTTCATGTCAAACTGTGGATAGCCTGGATGCTGGTATATTAATCCACATTGTGTGAAGGTGTCAAGAGTTGACAACCGTCCAGAAGAAAGACAGGTAGCAGAAGATGGGTTGAGGCAATTAAAACCTATGAAAATTGAAACTGATGGCCCAGTTTACAGTTTCCACTCAGTAGTCATTCCTTGGACTGTTTCCAGACTGGTGATCATACTGAAAGCTGATCTGTCTCTAGAGCATCATTGATGAAAACACCTGACATGGGTGGACATCCATCACATTTCTGGTAACGCCTGCCTTGATATCCCGATGATTCAGTAGCTGTCTGCGGAAGATTTAATGTTATGAAGCTGACTAGTTTCTCTTCCGGAGACTCTCCTCGTTCGAATCAAGAGTCTTACGGATCAATGGTGTCATATGCCGCACAGATTGTAAATCTTATGGTGCTGGGCAGCCTAATTTAAAAGCAAGTCACGCTGGCTTTCTAGTTGTGCTACTCTCATCTCCAAGAATATCAGAGTTATGCTCAGTTGTGACTGACGACATATATTTGTTGGAGAACTAACTGTAAGTGTGAAAGAGAGCAGGGCGTAGTGATAATGAGCAGACATGGATGTGTCTGTAAATGATTGTTATGGGCTTATCAGATAAACTTTGTTGGCACACATAATAGCAGGCAGAGACtaagtgtatatacagtatgtcgtACTAGCAATACGTTACACATTGTAAAGAATTCTATAAAGTATTAATGAaatttataaagagtttgttGTTTGAGAAAGTTTTgttaaaagcaaagaaaaaaaatgcaacctGTCTGAtcttcttttcatcatttttcataaaataaacttCCATGTCCATGAAAGTAGAATTTCACATGTTAAATATTCTTTTTCCACCGTACACTATTgtggatattttatttatctcacttgttgttgttgtgcaggCTGCTGAGCACCTTCAGTCTTTTATCGCCGACTGCGACCGCAGGACCGAGCTGGCCAAGAAGAGACTAGCCGAGACGCAGGATGAGATCAGCGCAGAAGTGACAGCGAAGGTGACAAACTTATTTCTGAAATCATTAGTGAGATTGTTAACAGGTCTTCATGTATAATTATTCCCTGGGAAAATTGCAAATTCACACCAACAGGCTCATTATTTTGTCTCTTTCACTTGTCGTTATAAGGCTGAACGTGTCCACGAGCTGAACGAAGAGATCGGGAAGCTGCTGGCCCGGGCGGAGCAGCTGGGAGGTGAGGGGAACGTAGACGAGGCCCAGCAGTTACTGGAAAAGGTGGAGAAGACTCGGGCCTTGAAGAAAGAAGCAGAGGTCAGAGACTTATTGACTGCTGTGTTCTGACAAATGTATTGTGTTCAAGTGGATCAAATACTTTGACCTGTATGTCACCAGCCTGACCAGAGATATTAAGTTTATGTCAGAGAGGGTTTAGTATGCGGGTTACTAATGACACTGAATTTAACAATGACTCATGGTCACATTGTGACAAAGGCATTACGGAGTTAAACACCCAATCTTTTCTCAAAATGGAAAGAAATCTGATGGAGATGACAGTAAATTGGTTCTCCTGTAACTTGTGTATTTTGAGCTGCCTTCAGTTTGATGAAAGGTCAAAGGAACAAGCTCTGTCCTCTACTCACTGCCTAAACTCAAGTAGAGGCATCATCTTGCATGAAACGTGAAATAAATGTTCAACTCGTCATTAGCTCTAGGTCTTTGGTCTCAAAACGTTTGTTCTTGCAGGATGTGTACAGGAACTCGATGCCAGCCTCCAgctttcaacaacaaaaactacgGGTGTGTGAAGTGTGCTCGGCCTACTTGGGTCTCCATGACAATGATCGTCGTCTGGCTGACCACTTTGGGGGCAAACTGCACCTCGGCTTCATTGAAATCCGTGAGAAGCTTGAAAAGCTAAGGGTAAGGGTTGCACCGGAGCTACCACATAATCCTCTCATTTGCAGGATTATTGATCTGTTTAGTAGAAAGTGCAGCTAATTTGCTCCCTCCCTTTTTCCCAATGCAGAAAGCAGTTATCGAGAAACAAGAAAGAATGCGAATGAGAAGACGAGAGGAACGCGAAAGAGAAGATGAAAGAGAGCGACAGTGGGAGATGGAGCGGGAAcgggagagagagcgggagcGCGAAAGGGAGCGAGAATGGGAGAGGGAGcgagaaagggagagggagcGTAGGAGGTAAGAGACAGCCTGACTTCCAACGTTATGACGGAAAGGTTGTGTGTCGTCAGGAAACTAAAACTGATCTGTTTCCATCTCAGGTCAAGATCTAGAAGTGGAGACCGATACAGGTATGATCGCTCTCCACTCTCATGCTGCAACATACTGCTGTATACAGTAGTGATATGATACTAGTGTACTTAAAAACTTATCAGACaataaatatttgtgtaaattCCACACAAGGTTGGTATATAGTGTTTTTGCAGTGTACAGGGATTTGGAGCGAGTGCACATTGTGAAGCTAGTTTGTGGTTTCTCAGAACAGTGAATCATATAAAGTAGTTTCAGctgtacgacacacacacacaagagtgtGATGCTGTACAAGCCAGCTGTGATTCAGCAGTGTTGAAATATTGAGAAGTACCAACACTCACTGGGGTGATAAAATAATCTGAAACCTTACAATCTGTTTCCTccataaaatgatttttctaGGGATGGAGGCAGCTCGTCCTCCCATCGCTCAAGACGTCACCGCTCCTCTCGTTCCAGAGAAGAAGGCGGAGATCGGGATcgagatagagagaggaaacaTCGACACAAGGACAGGCACCGCTCGCGCTCCCACTCTCACAGGCACAAAAGGAAGAGGTGGGGCTTTAGTTATCTAACTATAAAGGAAGgactctatctctctctctgtctgtctgtctctgtctgtacTTTGTGTACCTCCACAACCGCTCATCCGATCGACTTCACACTCGGCGGATGTATTGCTGGAGACCcgagagagtgaatgaagagagcgagcggcGGTAGCGAGAAAGATCAcaagaaagccggtgaatcagagaaatgaaatgttattttctgatttgtttcacggcagttacaaataaacacacccgTACCCCCGCATAACCCTGCAGGAAGGGAGGCAGTGCATATGGCCTTACTTCCCACAGAGCAATtcaaaaccagtatgtctcataagttcatcaataaaagcacaaatacagacagagcACAAATAttttgagcaaacatacccactcaaatctgaactgaaggcacagacaaTAAACCATCGAAGAGCCCAGTACGATCGATGCACTTTAGCTctctgttatatattttattttaaaatgcagcttttattatacttgaaatgaggaaaaaaacatttatttactattagagtactattttaacatctgtgtataatagttTCTTTAATGTTGTTGGTGAATATAATCATTCACACTTC
The DNA window shown above is from Thunnus maccoyii chromosome 2, fThuMac1.1, whole genome shotgun sequence and carries:
- the zgc:158803 gene encoding LUC7 domain-containing protein translates to MSAQAQMRAMLDQLMGTGRDGDTMRQRIKFTDERVCKSHLLDSCPHDILSGTRMDLGECMKVHDLALRADYEIASKEQEYFFELDAAEHLQSFIADCDRRTELAKKRLAETQDEISAEVTAKAERVHELNEEIGKLLARAEQLGGEGNVDEAQQLLEKVEKTRALKKEAEDVYRNSMPASSFQQQKLRVCEVCSAYLGLHDNDRRLADHFGGKLHLGFIEIREKLEKLRKAVIEKQERMRMRRREEREREDERERQWEMEREREREREREREREWERERERERERRRSRSRSGDRYRDGGSSSSHRSRRHRSSRSREEGGDRDRDRERKHRHKDRHRSRSHSHRHKRKRSSRDRSSHTRDRERSLSQEPCKEGGGSGEGWRDDKADYGDWEDRERSTSPDTARGRERERSLSLERDRRSSSEERESGEI